In the Xyrauchen texanus isolate HMW12.3.18 chromosome 47, RBS_HiC_50CHRs, whole genome shotgun sequence genome, CGCCTGATTGTGGTGGCAGTATGTTCGGAGGAATCTTGTTATTTCTTGGTTCAGGCGTTCCGTCTGACCATTGGACTGTGGATGATACCCAGAAGTGAGGCTGACGTTGATGTTCAGACGTTGGAAGAAAGCTCTCCATACCCGGGACGTGAATTGTGGGCCCCGGTCGGAGACGATGTCCTCAGGAAGGCCGTAGTACCGAAAGACATATTGGAACAAGTGTTCGGCGGTTTCCAGGGCAGAGGGCAGTTTGGGCAGCGGGATGAGACGGCAGGCCTTGGAGAAACGGTCAATTACTGTAAGAATGGTGGTATGGTGTTGAGAGTTGGGAAGGTCTGTGATAAAGTCCACAGCGATGTGCGACCAAGGACGTCGGGGTATGGGAAGTGGTTGAAGCAGGCCGGCTGGCAGTTGCTTGGGGGTTTTGGCGACATTACAGGCTTGGCACTTGTTGACGAAATACGCCACGTCGTCCGACAGTgtctcccaccagaagcggttccgTAGCAGACGGGTGGTGGCTGTGATGCCCGGATGACCGGAAAGTGGTGCATCATGTACCCAGCGCATGGTCCTGTCCCGCAGACTGGGAGGTACAAAGGTCCGGTCGGGTGGACATTCTGGTGGTGATGGCGTTGAGGCATGGGCCTGGGTGATGTCTGCCATGAGGTCCCACTGGATGGGAGCCAGAAACAGCTCGGACGGAACTATAGGTTCGGAGCTGCAACGTGGAGGTGTGGCTTCGTGTTGTCAAGATAGGGAATCGGCCTTGACATTCTTGGACCCGGGAAGGTAGGAAATGGTGAAATCAAAGCGAGTAAAGAATAGAGCCCATCTGGCTTGTctggggttgagtctcttggcagAGCGAAGGTACTCAAGATTGCGATGATCCGTGAAAACTTGGaatggatgtctggacccctccaaccagtgtcgccactcctccagCGCGGCTTTCATAGCCAGGAGTTCACGGTTGCCGACGTCATAATTCCGCTCGGCTGAAGAGAGTTTGCGTGAGTAGAAGGCGCAGGGAAACAGCTTAGGGGGGTTACCTTGACGTTGGGAGAGGATCGCTCCAATGCCCGTGTTCGAGGCGTCCACCTCCACGACAAACGGTATATCAGGGTCTGGGTGGTGCAGAATGGGTGCCGAGGTGAAGCGCTCCTTTAGTTGAGCGAAGGCCCGGAGGGAGTCGGGGGTCCAGTGGAGCTTGTGTTGACCCTCCTTGATCAAGTTAGTGAGAGgtgaggcgacagtgctgaaGTTTCTGATGAATCTACGGTAGAAGTTAGAAAATCCCAGAAAGCGTTGGAGTTCTTTCACCGTGGTAGGTTGGGGCCAGTTCAGTACGGCTTGGACCTTGTTGTCGTCCATGGCCACTCCCTCGGGGCTAATGATGTATCCCAGGAAGGCTACCGATCTTAGGTGAAACTCACATTTCTCGGCCTTGGCATATAACTGGTGCTGGATCAGTCGCTTCAGAACCGCTCTCACCTGGGAGATGTGCTCCTCGAGGGAATCGGAGTAAATCAAGATGTCGTCGATGTAAACGATCAGGCACCTATTAAGCATGTCCCTGAAGACATCGTTGACGTAGGACTGGAAAACTGAAGGGCtattggacaggccgaacggcatgacccgGTATTCATAGTGGCCGCTGGTGGTAGAgaaggcagtcttccactcgtccccctcccggatGCGGATCAGATTATAGGCACTTCGGAGATCCAGTTTAGTGTAGAACTTGGCTGACCGTAGTTGCTCCAGAGCAGAGGGAACCAGGGGCAATGGGTATCGGAACTTTACTGTGATGTCGTTAAGACCACGGTAGTCGATGCAGGGGCGTAACGAGCCGTCCTTTTTACCCACGAAGAAGAAGCCGGCTGCGGCTGGAGAGGTGGAGTGTCTGATGAAACCCTTGGCTAGCTCCTCCTCTATGTAGGATTTCATGGCGAGAGATTCAGGTTCTGACAGGGGGTAGATTCTGCCACGGGCGGTGAGGCTCCGGGAAGGAGCTCGATAGCGCAGTCGCTGGAACGATGTGGTGGGAGTTGCGACGCtttggccttgctgaaggcctcaCTGAGATCGGCGTATGCCGGGGGAATGTCAGGAACGGTGTCGGAGTCTTTTGTGACGTGGGCGGCCCCCACGGAGACAGGACGAATGGAACGTAGGCATTTCTTAAAGCAAGTGGGTCCCCACTGAGTAAGTTGATTGTTCCGCCAGGAAATTTGTGGGTCGTGCAGTCGGAGCCAGGGAAAGCCAAGGAGAACTGGATTGCGAGGAGATTGGATGACGTAGAAGCGAAGGGTTTCTGTGTGCAGTGCCCCCACCTGCAGGAGGAGGTCACAGGTGGTGTGACGCACTTTACCGGATCCCAGGGGACGACCatctagcgccgccactgtcaAAGGAGGATTACACGCCATCAGGGGAATTTGATACTGTTTACAGAACGATTCATCGATAAAACTCCCCGCCGCCCCAGAATCAATCAAGGCTTGGGTGTTAAAGATGGTTGACCGGAAGGTTATTTTAATGGGTACCTCTAGACTGGTCCCAGGCAAGGTAGAGGAAACGAGCAGACTCACCCCTGGGTGTGAAGCTTGTGATGGGAACGAATGAGGTTGTCTATGCGGATTGCCAAGGTGATGAACTGTTCAAGAGAAATACCTTCGTCACGGCAAGCTAGCTCGGACTGGAGATCTGCATCGAGGCCCTGCCGGAAGAGAAGTTTGTGGGTGGATTCGAGCCAGCCCGTTTGGGCTGCGAGGGTTCGAAAGGAGAGTGCGTAATCTGCGGCCGTCCGTGTTCCTTGGCGGAGAGCCAGAAGTTGTTCACCAGCGTCCTTGCCGCCCTCAGGGTGATCAAAGACATCAATCAGACTCTGTCGGAAGGATTCGAAGGTAAATTGGGCGAAACCGTGGTTGGTCCACAATGCGGTTGCCCAATCGAGCGCTCTGCCTGTGAGAACAGAGTTCATAAGCAGAATTTTGCTTTCATCTGTGGGGTAAAGTGCTGGCTGCTGAGAGAGGAACAAAGAACATTGCATGACGAACCCCTTGCATTTCGACGGAGAGCCGTCAAACTTCTCGGGCAGCGCGAGCCGCGGGCTCGCGGAGGTTACTACGGGGGGCGTGGCCGCCGAGCTGGCTTGAGTTACAGCGGGCGCCGGTGCGGGTGCCGGCTGAAGAAGTACCTGCATGGAGCGCATCATCTCTTCAACGGCTGCCGTAAGCCGGacgagttgttgttgttgcgctGACAGCTGATTCGCTTGGGCTGTGAGTTCCTCCGTCATGCGTGAAATCACCGCTGGATCATGgtgtggcgaagtcttctgtaatgaagccacaggcaagttgggatccatctgcggtatttattgaaacacagcactcaagtcgtacaggcagggtaaatggcaggcaaacagagaatgtagTAGGCAGGCAGAAAAATAACAAGAGCAGGcagaggtcagggcaggcagcaaacaatcgaagAACTTGGGCAGGCAAGGGGTAAAtaaggcaggcagcaaactaacAGAGTCTAAACAACAGGCTGGATCAGTACACAGAGAGACTTATACAGGAATATAAACTGGGAATACACTTGCTTAGTAGAgtcgccggagcaaacaagacttcgcaatgaatgaaAGAGTGAATGGATATAAATAGAgcgtgggaaacagggaacagctgtggtgtaatcagacctaggtatgcgggcttatgggaaatgtagtctaagCGGTCAAAACTCCGGTGAATCGgatctccgatgactggaggGGAGGCGTTCTCAGGGTTCATAACAGCCACTAGGATCCAGAGTTATAATGCATTTAGAGGTTTAATGCAAACTCAGTTTTCAAAGTCACTCATCTTGCACATCCAGAGCAGATCATTGAAAAACAAGTAAGTTAACATACAGGTAGGTTCTTTTCCTCTGAATCAGAGCGAAATGTGAGTCCAAGGAACCTTCAACAAGGCTTGACGTTGACTGAGTTTGAGTGTGAAATTTAAGTGCAAGTACAAACAGGGTGACGATGAGCTGCAAGTGTGCATGAATAAAACTAAGGCGAGTGAGAGTCCGGTGTGCTCATGAAAAtaccagtgtggatgagaggaatAATTATAccaaacaattgcatttttaattcaaaacatattAGCATGGAGTGGACATCAAGGTAATTAAATAGCAGTTAGTTTTACACAGGGATGTGGGACAATGTAATAATTACCATTTTAATCCTGTCCGAAACGGTCATACCAGTATTTTTTTTCCAGACTTTTTCCGGTGTTGTGTCGAATTCAACTCAGTCCGCTTGACATTGCGTTTTATTAACGCATATGtggagtgccttcatacatgaCCTATTTGAAACCGGGTAAAACGGGTATGTGATATGCATgcattatcagtcgacaattcatgtcgaGATTTACCCTGGTCTTTCAAGAGCCTCTGTCAAACCaaggaaaggctatgtacccaaggtcctgatcccacccttcaaagcgcaggtggttcaccttcagacCTTCTTCCCtactccatttaattcagatgaggatcAATCATTGTATTAGAAATGCCCTGTGCGGGTGGTACATGCATACATTGAGTGCACCGcaagttcagactgtctgatcagctctttatatgctatggagaacgcacaaaaggaatgtccatctccaagcaaagacttttcaCTAGACTGTCGATGCAATTAACttggcttatgagtcgcaggtTCAGACTTGCCCAATcagtgttaaagcacactcaattAGAGGCATGGCCTACTCATGGGCTTGGATGAATtttgtgtccttacaagacatatgttttgcagaaggatggtcctcgcaaaacacATTCCCAAGGTTTTACAACCAAGACGTaatgtctctttcttcacaagaaatatatatatatatatatatatatatatatatatatatatatatatacttatgcccttcCTTTTCAGTACGGGCtccccatcatttacacaaccgcctgcattcaggccgttataattccataaagtcacaagcactttattataaataaactcccttctctactgggttcataaggagttaattcatactatatgactatagttcatataatcgttatgagtgctctcctcctggacATCACGATAATCACTCACTGCAGCATGCTCATGTCGGTCGAAGTCCCATAAGACTGTGCCACCATGCTTCCTCTCTGGGAAGTTCTTCTGTTCCTCATATGTgttaataaacgcaatgtcaagtggattgagtcgtaagggaacgtctcggttatgtacgtaacctcggttccctgagacaaagggaacgagacactgttaACACTAGCCACACTACAAGACTCGTGAATTAAATGTGTCTGTGCTCCTGTTTTTATAGCGGTAAGTTTCACGCCAAaacaggcagggctcaaacatcatagccaatattagaaatGTTCAATTATTGAAGAGAGGTtacaaataggttgtgtatgaaggcactccccgtATGCATTAATAAACGTTATGAGTCGTTCCCTTCATCACAGGGAACAGAGGTTGCCTACGTAACAGAGACATTTCCCCGTCAGATTCTGTTTCCCCCCTAGCCCCGCCCTCGTACAAATGACGAAGGAAGCGGGCGTTCCCAAAAAGCTTGCCCCCCAGATGCTGTTCTCGTACCACGGAGGTCTACGGAGAGCACTACTTTAGTACTTGAAACAGAATGAAAACagatgagcactttaacattatgagcgcAAACGTTTCTGCcacggctctgatatgcggaccgtttaaatgacactgtgttgttcaccggtctattattgtagtaacacaatgccacgtaacaacaaaacttaccatgactggtcgtttacatgtctcagtcgcttcacatgcaaacaGGTGATTTTCGGCgcctttaaaaataataactgGCCTAGCgggaaaatgtatcggccgatGCCGGTAATTAAAAATTGAGAATATTGGTCGATTTATTGGtctctgcgatatatcggtcgaccgttagtttggaataacataaggctgagtaaatgactcagggcctttaataataaacttgtgtgaatgggtgaatgagttacagtgtaaagcgctttgaaaaccgataaggttaaaaaggtgctatataagtgcagacaatttaccatattaacttttaaaagtatCAACAATAAGGCATAAATTTGTCAAAGTTCACAAAACAGAACATAGTTTCTGCAACAATATTAGCCAAAGAGACTTGGTTGTGCTCATCAACTCAGGTCTTTaacatttcattaatttattacaCTCTAtaactaatatattaataattgatTATGAATAATTAGTAATTATTGAATTGACATTAACCACAGCCTAACATAATCACTTTATTTCAGTTTCATACTGTAAGTGTTCTGTATTTCTCTAATTCCCCACTTTGTGGAGTATTAATTAATACAACAATTAAGAACAAgaattagaaaatgttttgtcattattttcaagTTATTTCCATTGCGCTTTGAAAGGTGGGTTCTTATAATAATAGCTCACTTTAATAAATTGTTTTCACTGTGTTACTTGAGTTTTagcattttgtattttgtgtttctgGGTTATACTCTCTACAAATTTGTCATAATAAAGATCAATTATTACTTCAATTCTAAAGAAATGTTcagttgattatttatttattgaccgAATagctgaacaaaacaaaaaactttgcaAACAAGCTCAGGTTTTCTTTGACTTTTTCATGTTTAAACATAATTTgcataatgtttttcttttgttctgcACGTAAGTTCATGCTTATACAGGAAGTGATGTAAATAACAAGTGCATCTGACGTATGTCACTATATTGAGCTAGTTGTGATTCTGTTCACAAACAGTCTCAAATCATCAGCACTGATGATACTGAGGTCATATATGTGAAATTTACTGATCTGCTTTCAACAAAAATATTGAACCGGATAGACCCCTTTTCTCATTTCTGGTAAGATATTTATAAATTCTGTTACTTTTTATGATACTTTAGAAGTTTAGTTCAATTTGATCAGTTGCTAATCTGTCTGTTGATCTTTTGCTTATTATGACATCAttattaaacatttgtttgttaaaTGTAATTCTAATAGGATGAATTGCATTTCTTTGAGGgactaaatatattaatattttaatgaaataaatttcACAATGTATGCATATTTACAAATGTGTTCCTTGATAGGATCAAACTTCTTCTTATGAGGAgatggacacagcaatgaaaatcATTCTTTTCAGTATTATATTACAAGGTTAGTTGCTCCCCTCCCTTTcatcagtttcttttttttttttaccaagaaaaGTGTGACATGCTCAGTGTGACATGACAACTgaaaaactactttaaaaatgAGTGAAAAAGAGTGTGAATAATGTTGCTGTTTCTCCAATAgcacaaaaacaatacagaaatatTGCCAAACGTGAACATTTCATGTCTGGTTGACTAGTTATTAAACCGAATAATGTAAGAAGTAATATTGTGACTTTAGTAAGACAaggttttagaaaaataaatgctCAACTCCACATATTGTAGATCAAAGTGTGCCCAAGATAAGTGTCATGTGATTGCACACAATGTGGATCATCATAAAAGGATCAGCAGTTAACACTTGTGCAGTACTTGTGTTTGTTTGGTAGAACACAAAGGGGTAGTTCATTAAATGAAAGTTATGTCTGTTACTCActctcacattgttccaaacactTTTGACTACTTCTCTTGCAGAACACACaagaaacattttgaagaatatcccTGTTGCctaatggcagttgatagtgatcTCCTTTAGTGCTACACGAcaggaaagtcatacagttttggacagcctgatctcatgaacattaacagcaacatttttgcaaCACAAAATTATGTGATTCATTACACGTTTCGctacagtttcccagtgaaatgtccagtgggggcgcaaaaagcaagtgaaattatgttgtaatcagacaaggttgttaaggtgaatattagatggaggttttaatgagtaaaacttcCATACCTAACCTAAAACAtttacctaaacctaactaacagtgatctaaaagcaaatcacaggtaaacaaaacagacatccataCCCTTAACCACCACCTACAGTAAACATTAGAACAGATAGTGttcaaaaagcaaatgtgaaaagAAAAGCACATGTTCTGAAGAAACCGCATCATTTTGCGTtgcttctttcacactttcatctCAGGCTTGGCTAGAACCGCATACTTCACAGCCCAATGTCCaacaatcagtgttgggtaaattactctaaaaagtaatgaattactaactactaatttatctttacagtgtaattagattattgTACTAATTACTCTGGCAGAAAAGTCATtgaattacttattactaattactttctaaaaccattatcaacctcgaccagatgaaaaatacaaggatagacatgaaactgttattttaattctttcaaataaatcatataaaatcaactaAATTATTCacgaactggccaaagaatttaagcgttaaattagaaaacatatattttaacattagatgttaaatttagattttaaattcactattgttttatataaaattgttataatataaaagtatttaacacaattagattacagaagtaactgtaattaaattacttaaaaatgaagagtaatccctttacttttttcactgaaaagtaatttaattacagtaattaattacttagaaaATGCATTACACACAACACTACCAACAATCATACCGCGTAAGAAACAGAGtgaaaaagtgtttataaagtcataatcagccattgttgatttgtgtgaaagtgaataaaattcaAAGTTGCTGTATCTCCTCTAGTGTTAAATTCAGCAGGAATCTGCAGAGAAAcataaaattcagtttgaaaacatttagttatagtaatgttcattctatgagacaaggttggttttggaacaacataagcatGAGTAAATGAAGGGTAAACTTtcatttctgggtaaactatctctttcagATAAGctacttaaataatagtaatatttttaatacatattttataaatgttggaAACATTTTTATACTTTATTTAAACAATGAAAATAACATTGTACTTGGGTATTTTTATGTTAGGTAGATTTCACTGTCGCTGGTTTCCTGCTCATGTTTCCTTCttaaaaatgatacaaatgcaacTGAATGTTTTTTGGAAGTAACAACAAACATTATTGTGTAGCATTTTGTGTGTTAAAAAGTGCAAACATGTGTTGGTGTGATTGAATTCTTCACTCcattgtatgtttgtgttttaggTGTTTGGTGTAAGGGGTTCAACATCAGTCTCCCAGAGAAGATTGAAGCTCTGAATGGATGTAGTGTGATTATTAAGTGTGCATTTGACATTGAAGAAAAATATGACCAAGACCTCTCTGAGACTGCAACAGGAGTGTGGTATAAAAATGACACTCTGCAAAAGCATGTAGTGTTTAACTCCAGCAGCATTAATCACTCAATTAAAGCGAATATTACTGGAAAATTAAAAGCCAAGGACTGCACCACTGTCTTTTATAATGTAGATTCAAGTCACATTGGCAAATATTTCTTCAGGCTTGAGGGTAATGGTGGACTGAAATGGACCTACACAAAAACCTCAGTTTCAGTAGATGTTATCAGTGAGTGACTTCATTAGATCAAATGATTGTAAATGACTAATTGTAAACTAGAAATGTATAATAACACCTGTTATGTATATGATCATTATCTAAAGTAGTGATTTATATAATTGGTTGAATTTGACCAAGCTCTAAGTtggatgtttctcatgatcttaaaaaccttttgatctgaaggcttatgcttaaatacTTGAAATTAGAATAAAAATGATGCCAATGCAAGAGTTTCTTTAAAAATAACTTACATAGgaactcctttaatactgtttaaaaaacatactaGTTGTCATCTCGTGAAGTTCATggagagaagactcagagctttGATATAGACAAAGAATGGCAACTTTGAAGAAGCAAAAtacttactttctttcttttttaaacaagTTACTTTTCACTTCAAAATTCcctttgtgttatttcataattGATGGCataactattattctaaaatgtgaaaaaagtaacaaaaaagcATACATCAGTCATATATGTAACATATCTCTGTATGTTTCAGACTCTCCTCATAACCCCACAGTGAAGTTGTATGTGGATGAGAAGGAGGCGCAGAGTCAGCAGGAGGTGTTGGAGGGGAGCTCTGTGTGTCTGTCCTGCTCTGCTGAGACTCTCTGTTCCTCTCCTCCAGCAACTCTCACATGGAGCTCCACTTCCAGACATCCACCCTTCAGTCTACAGGAGAAGCAGAATCAAAATAAACTCATCTCTCATCTCAACTTCACTGCTACTCCCCTTCAACACACAGCCACTTTCACCTGCACTGTCACCTACCAGctacagaacaacaacaaaacagcacACAGCAACCTCACATTACATGTTACATGTAGGGATGTCTTTCTATcagtttcaaatgtattttggaGCTAATTTCAGTGGCATCAATTATTTTCTCCCTCAAACCATAACTGCTCTAACTATGATATTTCATATTATCATTCTCTCATACataccatttctctctctctctctctctctctctctctctctctatcctcaCATTTAGATGCCCCTAAAATCTCTCTCTCGTCCAGCTGTAACAGAACTGATGTAaccgtgtgtttgtgtgaggttGATGGGAATCCCTCTCCTAAACTGGAGTGGCATCTGTCTGGACGTCCTGTCACTAACTCTACAATCATGTCCATCAGTGAAGAACGATTGAGCAGCACAGTTTTGAGGAGCTTCATCACTCtacatcactcactcacacacacatccactgtGCAGTGTGTCACCACAAACACTCATGGCAATGACAAACATCTGTTCCAATGGCTTCTCTATGCTCAAGAGTCAACAGGTGAGTTTAGCTCTGTGATCTTCAAAATTCAAAGACAAAATTCAAAAGGCATTGActtaaatttaacaaaaaaactaacaaactaaataattataataataaataaagaaaaatactgtttttttttttttaatgttttttggaaTATATGACTCCCTCATAAACATTGTGGCATTTGTGGTTGAGAAATCACTTACTTATTTGGATAACTGTTGCATTAAGGACTTTCCAAACACTAATTTATTCTTTTTTAGGCATCAATATTTTGTCTGTGCTGATTGGAGCTGCTGTTGGGGTTTTAGTGGTCATGGTCGGGTGTGGCATTACATATATCTATGCACGGTAACTGCATGACATATGgggaaattaatattttaataaaactttattttaagttGCATCAAGTGTGAAATGCAATAATCTTTAATGCAGAACTGTATAAAATGTTACTTACTAAAAGAATAAAATTGCAGctatacttaaaaatgtatgaatgtcatttaattattaaaatattaaaccaagatcaatttatttaaaagaaagacAACACAAGCATGTGTTTCAAGCAAAACATAATCAAAAACGTAAGTTTGCTTGGTGTAAAGTTGAACAATATAAGAAATAGTTATACTATTCAAAATGAAGATAAAAAGTATTCgcacactttctggttgtcaaacatgaATGAAACATGTCTTATGCAACTGAACTTAAAaggaactgacttcatatatCCAATGAAATAATCATGGGATTGGTTGAATAacaggaattgcaaaaatgtctcaGAATAGAACAGATCTGAGAGAATTCCAAGCataatatttaacaaatgttaCTTGTtcaaaatttggacatttatacACTTCGtggcttaagtgttcaaataattttttcagcCAGTGGAAATACCATCTGtcctattttttattatattacccAGTCCTGTCTGATTGATTTTGCTATCTGAGAAGCTACTGTATTATTGAAATGACTTTGATATTAACTCATGTTTTTCAGAAGGGGGAAAAGAAAACCTTCACAAACTAGAGGAGAAGGTACTTCGCAAGTTATTTCGACTGATGAAGTGAGTTACaacccacaaaaaataaataatcattctCAAACACA is a window encoding:
- the LOC127638765 gene encoding sialic acid-binding Ig-like lectin 13 translates to MDTAMKIILFSIILQGVWCKGFNISLPEKIEALNGCSVIIKCAFDIEEKYDQDLSETATGVWYKNDTLQKHVVFNSSSINHSIKANITGKLKAKDCTTVFYNVDSSHIGKYFFRLEGNGGLKWTYTKTSVSVDVINSPHNPTVKLYVDEKEAQSQQEVLEGSSVCLSCSAETLCSSPPATLTWSSTSRHPPFSLQEKQNQNKLISHLNFTATPLQHTATFTCTVTYQLQNNNKTAHSNLTLHVTYAPKISLSSSCNRTDVTVCLCEVDGNPSPKLEWHLSGRPVTNSTIMSISEERLSSTVLRSFITLHHSLTHTSTVQCVTTNTHGNDKHLFQWLLYAQESTGINILSVLIGAAVGVLVVMVGCGITYIYARRGKRKPSQTRGEGTSQVISTDEAGSQEDEESIYVNKLTLVGAATLNHPESLHNSSTDFINTSQASCDIGCVSSLTADYAAVLHPKGVKKSSMGGDKVDPQRDQYILQRDINTSGVPLQAK